ATCCCAACATGGTCCAAATGGACGCCCCTCTGGCGGCCGCCTTACTCGCCGAAAAGATCATCGGGTATATGCCCAAAGGGGTCGATACGGTATTTTTCACCAACTCCGGCACAGAGGCTAACGAGGGGGCCATCAAGTTCGCCAGGAAATTTACCGGAAAGCAAAGAATCATATTCTGGGATCACGCTTTTCACGGCCTGACAACAGGCTCACTTGCACTCAACGGTGGCGGTGAGTTCCGGAAGGGATTCGGAGACCTTCTTCCGGGCGCAACGAAGATTCCGATGAACGATATCGAGGCTCTTCGCTCAGAAATAAAAAAGGGGGATGTTGCAGCCTTCTTCTTCGAACCCATTCAGGGGAAAGGAGTCTTCATCGCCGACGATTCCTTCTACTCGGAGGCGGAAAAGATATGCCGTGAAACCGACGTGCTTCTCATCTGCGACGAAGTTCAAACCGGCTTCGGCAGAACCGGGAAGATGTTCGCGCATCAGCATTTCAACATCACCCCCGACATAGTTACGATGGCAAAGGCGCTATCTGGCGGCTTCGTTCCGGTCGGCGCCATATGCTACCGCAGAGAGATCTACGACAAGGTATTCACCGGAATGGAACATGCGGTCGTTCACTCAAACACCTTCGGGCGCAACATAATGGCGATGGCAGCAGGCCTTGCGACGATTGATATAATCGAAGAAGAAAAGCTCGTCGAAAATTCGGCGCGCGTCGGCCAATTCATAATGGATGGTCTTAAGTCGATGCAGGACAAATTCGAGATGCTCGGAGAGATCAGGGGAAAGGGGCTGATGATAGGAATAGAGTTCAAAGAGCCCAAATCCATCAGCTTGAAAATAGGATGGAAGATGATTCATACCCTAAACAAGAGCCTCTTCAGCCAGATGATAGTAGTACCGCTCATGAAAAATCACAGGATCCTCACCCAGGTGGCTGGCCACAATGCCGACATAGTGAAGCTCTTACCACCCCTTATCATCAACGAAAAACACGCCGAGATATTTCTGACTGCATTCGAACAGGTAACCCGC
The nucleotide sequence above comes from Myxococcales bacterium. Encoded proteins:
- a CDS encoding aspartate aminotransferase family protein, whose protein sequence is MPKDIRELLKKNSGRQHDLYAKYVNPQFVRVLRTIGFDQNYVRAEGPMLYDEKGNEYLDMLAGYGVFALGRSNPKIRKALHDALDLEYPNMVQMDAPLAAALLAEKIIGYMPKGVDTVFFTNSGTEANEGAIKFARKFTGKQRIIFWDHAFHGLTTGSLALNGGGEFRKGFGDLLPGATKIPMNDIEALRSEIKKGDVAAFFFEPIQGKGVFIADDSFYSEAEKICRETDVLLICDEVQTGFGRTGKMFAHQHFNITPDIVTMAKALSGGFVPVGAICYRREIYDKVFTGMEHAVVHSNTFGRNIMAMAAGLATIDIIEEEKLVENSARVGQFIMDGLKSMQDKFEMLGEIRGKGLMIGIEFKEPKSISLKIGWKMIHTLNKSLFSQMIVVPLMKNHRILTQVAGHNADIVKLLPPLIINEKHAEIFLTAFEQVTRECHKFPGSAWTVAKDLAAAAMKSKSTLQEGITSDVTQ